The genomic region CTGAAAACATTCGACGCAACACAGTTTTGATAACTTTCCCGCTCTTGGCGCAATTTGCCTTACAATGGGAACATATGAATTCTTAAAGCAAAACTGAAAACCACTCTACCCTAAGCGACACGACAAGATGGAACGAAGAATGAGAATGCTTTTCTGGCTTgtaaaaatgagaatttttgaATCCGGAAGCATCAAAACACCGATCAACATAGCAATTCTCACAAGAAAAGCAGaattatgaaaatgtaattagaaattcaaattcaactagAAAGTAGAAACGAGTAACCTACTGCATGATAAGCATAGGGTCCTTTCCCCTGTCGCTCAAAGTGTTTGGCCATGATGCAATACTCAATCGGACCCCATTCTTCGTTTTCGAAACAGTTACCAAGCGCAGCTTTATACAACTGACCaacaaaccaaatcaaacacataattattttggtaagacgatattctaaactactcgaATCTCCTGAGAGGAGTTTCGAACACATTGAAAGCTAAAACCTTTTGCATTCAAATAATTTGAGTTCTCTCACAAACCTTTGCCGTGTCCGTCAAGAGCTCGGTTCCGGCGGGGTAAGAAGCATAGAACTGGTCAGCTCTCGAAAACCCAGCTCGAGTTCTGCAACACCAAATACAAAAACCATTGATGAAAACAGTTAAGAACAACAGGAACTTCACAACCCAgatattttttttcccatttgaTACGCGTTCGAGGTAGGTTGTAAAGCGACTCACGTATTGCTTGTGTAGGCGTAGGTCAGGACTGCTGTGAAGCAGTAGAATCCGGCATACGACGCGATTCTCCGGAACTTCTGAATCTTCAGAATCTCTTTGCAGCCATTGTACAGATTCATCGTGATTTGCGACTAGAATTTGAGTACCTGAAAGCCAAAGCTTTTGCAAACTTCAGCTACACATTTGATCAAACTGGTGGTGTGCTATCACTTTTCCAGCGTCGATGGAACAGGCAGAGGTTGCAAAATGGGCAAGTATTAAGCAAATTGGGCCGGCACCACATGTTGTTAAAGAGTTTGACCCATTTGGAACCAGGCTGGGCCcaaattacctttttttttttttttttaaagaaagacatgttaaaaaataaaaacaaactaatgaaaatagtttgaaaactttaagttttaacgataaaaagtaaattaattagtaccatgattgactttttagtgtgaaaacgtgatttttcattaaaatgaacaataccaagagcttttcgttaaagtttccgaaaaataattttaaaaaatagaaaagtagTTGGACTTAATGGATGGACGGTGAGTTCAATTCATATAAATTTATAGGTTTGATTTTAGTTGACTTAAAAAAAGTTATGGCTTTTTGACTTTGATTTTATGCCTTTCCAAATCAGAATATCAAATTCTTTTAATCAGGTCAAAGATACGATCAACATAATTAATcgattaatttctttttaaaaagttATGAAAATTGTAAAGAAACGATAATTATACTTATTGTGTAAGTATTTAAAAGTGTTTATTTTTACACAAGAAATTTTGTGTTTAGGTTTAAAATCTTCCATCTTGACATaaaatagaaaaccaaaagtaaTAATATTTGAAACCAGTTATTTATCAAcacgtgttttaacttttttacgTAACGTGAGCCGCCTTCAAACTCCTCCTCTCCGTTTCTGCCTTTCTGTTCTTTCAGCTTTTCCCTCTATCTTCCCTTGGTCGAATAATTCATGCCCCACTTTTACCACCAACCTCCATTAATTCCTAAACAAGCTCACCGCACTAAATCAAGCCACTTCTCTGAGAACGGATCCTCTCCCGAGCTAAGTAGGCGGAGcctcctcatcaaacaatctggacCGTTGATTAATGTGCAAGTCAAATCAGGACCATCAGTTGTGTGTGGTGGGTCAGTAAAATGAATTAATAGAAACCGTTAGATTCAATTTATGCAGCCCATATTGTTTGATGAGGATGTTCTGGCAGCTCCGGAGAGGATCTGTTCTCCTCATAGTCAACTCCACCACTTCCTCTTCCATTTTCTACACCTTCTATGAAGCTCAGAGCCTCGAAGCCTCACCTCATCGCGATCCCTCGCAAACCCTGCTTCTCGTTTGGCTCCGACGCAGCCCGGGATGCTCCTCCTTGTTCGGTAACTTCATGGAGATCGGTCCTTGGCACGTCAACCTTCATGCCGCCCACGATGATCATGATCAACAAGTACACTTTGTGCTTGAGCCAAACCCGGGTGCTCGGAACAGAGTTTTTGGCCTTCTGTTCCTCGACAACCAAATTAGTACCAGATTTAGCATCACACCTCCACCTTGCGATCACCAAATTTATCGAACTTGCGATCATAAATTGGACAACATAttggtttttttattcttctcattttttttctttgaattttagagtttagggtttaggagaaaattaaagtttaagagAAAATTGACCAATTATAAAAATTCGAGATGTaattgattaaaattaaaattcaaaatagcAATCAGCAACTTCTTATAAATTCAGGAAGAAAATCGGTCAATACCTCTTTTTTAAATCcttttcttcttattattatttaggATGCTTTGTTAGATGATAATTTTAGATTGGTCAAATTTTATGTCCTCCGACACAAAATTTATTTCATGAATAAAACCTCCCCTTATTTGGTCAAagtttataaaaaatgaaaaatcaaactCAGGAGTCAAAAGTGCACATGAAAGCATTAACTACCTTCACAATCATCTCACTTTAAATTATGAATGTTCATTAATCAATTTGAATGAAACCCAACTGACTGAATATAATAATCATCATAAGTGAATTGCAATGTGACACGATTTCATTAGGCTGAGATGGTGGGTCCAAGTACGTTAGGTTTAGAATTCATAACGCTATAAGATAACTAATTCATTTTTTATGACATGAGTACATTACTACGTAAGACT from Pyrus communis chromosome 4, drPyrComm1.1, whole genome shotgun sequence harbors:
- the LOC137730441 gene encoding uncharacterized protein, with product MNLYNGCKEILKIQKFRRIASYAGFYCFTAVLTYAYTSNTTRAGFSRADQFYASYPAGTELLTDTAKLYKAALGNCFENEEWGPIEYCIMAKHFERQGKGPYAYHAHYMAHLLSHGQLDGSG